A DNA window from Impatiens glandulifera chromosome 7, dImpGla2.1, whole genome shotgun sequence contains the following coding sequences:
- the LOC124945688 gene encoding coatomer subunit zeta-1-like, whose product MGSFSVYREACPSIKNILLLDSEGKRVAIKYYSDDWPTNAAKSAFEKSVFTKTQKINARTEAEIGMFENSIVVYKFIQDLHFFVTGGEEENELILATVLQGFVDAVSLLLRNNVDKTEALENLDLILLCLDEIVDGGMILETDGSIIAGKVASHNMDETAPLAEQTISQALATAREHLTRSLLK is encoded by the exons GAGGCATGTCCGAGTATAAAGAACATTCTCCTTCTAGACTCAGAAGGGAAGCGCGTAGCGATCAAGTACTACTCGGATGATTGGCCGACAAATGCTGCAAAGTCTGCTTTCGAGAAGTCTGTGTTCACAAAAACACAGAAAATCAATGCGAGAACCGAAG CGGAAATAGGAATGTTTGAGAATTCAATCGTCGTCTATAAGTTCATACAAGACCTTCATTTCTTTGTAACCGGAGGTGAAGAGGAAAACGAGCTGATCTTGGCAACGGTTCTTCAAGGTTTTGTTGATGCAGTTAGTCTCCTGCTCAG GAACAATGTTGACAAAACAGAGGCTCTTGAGAATTTGGATCTCATTCTTCTATGTCTTGATGAAATTGTTGATGGAGG AATGATTCTTGAAACAGATGGTAGCATCATTGCAGGAAAAGTAGCATCACATAACATGGATGAGACCGCCCCATTGGCCGAGCAG ACCATATCGCAAGCTTTGGCGACAGCTCGCGAACACTTGACAAGATCTCTTCTGAAATGA